A segment of the Aptenodytes patagonicus chromosome 3, bAptPat1.pri.cur, whole genome shotgun sequence genome:
ACCCCAGGCCTTTTCTGCCGGTTGTTCCCGacagcccccgccgccccttcAGTAGTGATTTCAGCACGCAATAACCCACTAGCGCACGAGTAACGAGCCGAAAGCCCGCACCGCCTCCCGAGGTCGGCGTGCGCTCCGAGGGTTACAGCCCTGAGAGGCAAAAGCAACCGCTATTTGCACGTCAAGTACAAAAATAACGAGACCTTCGGCGTTTGGCGAGAGGGGGAAGCGAAGAGAAGACGCCGTTTATAAGCTACGGAGGGTAACGGCGACAGGGCGCTGCCGTTCCCGGTACAGCAGCAGGGCGGGGAAAGCACAGCCGGTCGTTCGCGGAAGGGGCTGCCGAGAGGCCGTGAGGGGAAGGCGCGGGAGCGGGCACACGCTGGGCTTACGCTGCCCCTTCCCGCCCTCCCGGCGCCAGCCCCGCCGTCCCCCTTCCTCTCGGCTCCGCCAGCGGCACTCGCCCTCCGCCCGGGGCATGGCTGGTTGGATCCTCACGGAGCGCCCTTGGGAAGGGGGGGTTCTcgccgggcggcgggaggggcagGGCCGGCCGAGGCTGCCCGGGCCGGGAGGTGACcggcggccccgcagcccccacgCGCCCACCTCAACCGTCGCGCCGACGGCGCCGTCCCGCGGTGGGCGGGGCGCTCCACCTGCCCCTCCGCGAGGGCTCCACGTGGAATTCCAGGAGCGGTGACGTAGCCCCCGCTCGGCGGAAAGGTGCAGCCAATAGGCGGGAAGAGAGGGCGGGACGGGAGCGCGGCGCGTGCGTGCGTGGGGTCAGGGGTGACGCCGGGGATGGTGGCCGGCCTGCCCCGAGCTCGGCTCCGCCCGCCTGTGACCCGGAGCCCGCGGGAGGgacggcgcggcggcggcggccatcCGCCGGAGGGTGCGTagcctggcggcggcggggcccgtcCGCCCGCCAAGGCTGTGAGGCCGGGGGGAGGTGGAGCGGGGTGTGCCGCGGCctgggcggggggcggcggcggccccagcCCCCTCCCGCAGCGGCGGGGGTTTCCCCGGGGGCCCTGCCGGGCGGGGAGCCGCGGGCGGGAGGCGAGCGGACAGCGCGGTGCCAGCTGTCAGGGCCTCCGGCGCCGCTCCGTGCCGAACCGGCTGCAAACCCGGGTTTGCTTCCGCGGGCGCTGCTGGAGGTGGGAGAAAACGTGAGAAGCCGAAGGCGGCAGCCGGCTCCTTCGCCCGCCCCGGCTGGGCGCTCTGCGCCGCTCCCCCCGCTGGGGTGCTTGAGCGTTTCGCTGGCCCGTGAAGCGAGCGCTGCAGCGACCGTTGCGGTTTTGAAGTTGTGTGTTATTTAGGGTATGCAGTCTTAACAGGCCGACTAATTAGGCACAGCCCCTTTGATCCCGTAAGCGACCTTTGTCCCCGTAACTCGGGGGCAGGTTTGCGTGAAGCTGGCGTGGCCGGCTGTCGGTAAGCTCTGTGAAGACCCAAGCATGGCTGAAGAGTGCACACtcactgcatggaaaaaaaagtacttctttGAAAATTACTGCATACCTCCTTGAAATAGACACCCTCACTGAAATTCTTAATTGGAGCGCTCTGGTTTTCTGCTTGCTAAGTGCTTGAAATGAAGCAAGATCTTCTATTCTAACTTAGTGGGGTTATTTCTAAGCACTCTGTAAATCTCTTGAAAGCAGattgcatttttcatctttttttttttttgggggggggggccgttGTGTTTTGTAGGAGATCATGATGTCCGTGAGGATTTTTAGAATACGtctgctgttctgctctctgGCTGCATTCTTCATCTCTGCCCTAGCTGAGGAACATGTAGGAGAGAGTCAACATGCAAATATTCGCCTTGATAAGAACTTGGTACAAGATAAAGAGTATGTGTTCCATGTTCTAAAAATGTAAACTTTACTTCTTAATGATTGGCTTATCTTCTAAGTCTTGTTACATGAGTTGGACTTAAGCCTAGGGCACCCTCTTTTCTCAGGATGTTGTATGACTAGCTGGAGTTGGATATGAGACATGCTTGCTCGATAGGTTTCTAGAGATACTAGACCTAGAaaggtctctctggagccttTAGCCCTACTCATACTGTAAAGAATTTCTTACAGGAATCCTGCTTACCTAGATCAACATACTATAGACAAAGTCATATTCTGAACAGGTAAAGTGAGAGTTCTTTTCTCATTTGCTTCTTCATACGGACAAAACAGTGGTAGCAGCAAATAAAACTGCCTAGAATATTCGACTGGGAAAGATCTTCTTCCAGTTCCTGTGCTTTGGAAGACAGCTCTCTCCAAAAGGAGATTTTGGGCACTGCTTCAGTTGTTTTGATAACCTGCTAAGTAGGCCAGAAGAAAGTGAAATCACTACCTAAGGTATTAAGAGGCCACTACAGCACCTGTAACAACCATCCTTTGTGCCCCCTTCATCTTAGTATAAAACTGTAGCTTTTGGTTGTCCAGGGTGCTTTTAGAGATACGATATTTCCTGTGCACTTGACTGTCTGATCAAAGACTAAATTTGATGTAAACAGAGCATTAAATATTAACTGACAggtatgttttgggttttggtttggtgttttttttttcttagccacATCATGGAACATTTGGAAGGTGTTATTGAGAAACCGGAATCTGAGATGTCTCCGCAAGAGTTGCAGCTTCATTACTTCAAAATGCATGATTATGATGGCAATAATTTGCTAGATGGGTTAGAGCTTGCTACTGCTATATCACATGTCCACAAAGAGGTAGGTGGAATTTTGTAACGTCATGTGTGTGTGGAAACAGTTCTGACTCTCTAAAAGCAACTTACAATAGAACAGAACAGTTACAACACATCTTAAGTGCAGTTAGTTTTGACTGAAAACGAGATTATTTACCCCCCGATAGTTTTGGTTTGATTTATGAATGTGCTGGCTTTATCACAGCTTTTCATGTCACATTGCTGTTTTCGAGAAGTCTCCATTGTACTTTAAACTTGAGTGATGAAGAACTGTAGAGCGAAAATGGTTTGACAGAGGGGATACTTTGttaggcagggatggggagaaagggaaattatCCAAAATGGGATAATGCTGATGAGGGTTTATAGAAGTAGCGTGTGATATGATGCTGTTCGAGGTTCTAAGGCTGCTGTTTTCAAACTGTCACTGCCGTATATACACAAACTGTAAGAGACCTCTTGCACAAAATTAGTATTCGAAGAACCAGTCATGgtctgcctttgttttcttcaccttttaGGAACATTTAAGGACAAAGTAGGAAGATACAGTCCTTAGGAAGACAATACTAACACATTATCTTTTACTGACCTTTTGGAAGTTACAATTCAGAATAGCATAACTTCCTGTGTACACCTGCGGCAAAAAATGCTTAGCCGAGAACAGAATAATGACTTGCTCTTTCTTGTGCAAAGGCACCTCTTTGTATTCCCCTTTGCTCGCAAGGGGTGATACTAAGAATTTTACTGACTTTAAGCTACAGTGCTGGATTTTTTCACTACTCTGTTGCTGTCAAGCTCGGCATTTTGCAAGTTCTGACACACAGGAAGATGTTTCTGTACTGTATAGAAACTATAGTGTCTATAATACATCAAGATCCAAATTAAGAATACATCTGTTAGATTATTATTATCCATGATTATACACCTTGCTATTTAGCTTTTAGAACTTTTGGCTAAGAATATTAACTGGATACAGAGTGCTTGTTCTGAAGTCCAGAGAACTGGGACTTCATAGCTCGCACCTGGTAAAAGTTGCTTATATTGGTATAAATGATTACATAAAACTTAGTGCCAAATTGGCCACCAAACATGAATAGCTTAACAAAAAATTAGTTGTCAGTAATCTGTCTCATCTGCCGCTAGATGGGAAACACTGCTAAACTGTtcaatgtggttttgtttttgtaggaAGGTGGTGAGCATACCCAGGCAATGAAAGAAGAAGAGCTGATTAGTCTAATAGATGATGTCTTAAGAGATGACGATAAGAACAATGACGGATACATTGACTATGCAGAATTTGCAAAATCACTGGAATAAGGTTTTGCAGGGGGCTTGTTTCTACTTCTAACTACATGGAAATGTGAACCGGTATAATGTGATTCATTACTGTCTCATATCAACCTCTGTGCTGTGAGAAGGAGAGGTGTACCAGTTCCAGatgaatttatttgaaaattgtgTTAAGAGGCTGGCTAACTCGGAGCAAGAGCCATGTTTGACTAAACATAGCCACACATTTGAATCTTGAAGCATGGAAGCGTCAACAGTACTCACAGGGTACAGCTGGCAAACTCTTAAGTAGCTGTCATACACAGCTACAATACTAAATACATCATATACAATctaaatttcagtttttctgtcaTTGGGTTATATAGTACTTGTTTGCTTACATCTTCTATTTAAACTTACAAAACACCTAGAAGGCAAGAAAAGATTACTGCATATAGTTGTATTTCAAGGATAAATGTCCTTACCTTCCCActaatttcaaaggaaatttgcATGTAGGTACAGGTGCTTGAAAGAGCAGTTGTAGAGGAAAAGTGTTTGAATATGGTTTGTTTGAGGTCCCCATGATACCATATGGACTTTAACACAGTCCTTGaagaaactgagtattttttaatatacatactTCCTAGCATACCCTTACattttacatataaatacatatacacatgtTTTTCAATTTCTTCTCGTCTTTCACAGATTTACTTTTTATATcttaatttactgattttttttttgtctacgtTCCAtggtgttttctgaagaaaatgaaagtatttttattacatttatatgTCGTATTAATGCTGTATAGCATTTACTGGAGTAGCTTCTGCTATCTCATTTTGAAGGTCATGTTAACAGTAAACCAGTTTAATATAAAAGCTTCTGTTCAATTTGGTTTTTACTGTATTAGCCAGCAGGATAATCTAAGTGAGCAAGTAATGCTGCCTTGTTAAGGTTTAAGTTCATATTCCTTGACACTTAAATTATGGTATTACTTTCAAGAGGTAATTCATAACTAACAGTTTCACGATACTTGAGTGTTTGCAAATTAACATGGTTCTAGGAATGTTTTCACTGTCTTCACTCAATACTTGATAAGTCAAGCAGTTTAAGGATGTTAGAGAGGTGATGTATTGCTGTGTTATTGATATTTGGTGACTCTAAAGCATAACTGAAATCTTAAATTGCTTTCAATCATTATCCATTAATAGAGAATCTAAATGTTAgtgtatttctgtaaaatgtaaaaagagctattttctgtacaaaattattcttatacaagagaaacatttgtaaaagaaattatttcctctgtttAAATGTTTGTGCAATGAATCCTGAGTGTCAGACTTTTTTCTTGTACTAACTATTTATTTTGATACCTTTGTGGCCAGGGTTGTGCTGGTTGTACAAGCAATAAAAGTAAGTTGGGGTTCGCGCACTCTGGAGCTAGACACACAAGGCTGGAAGTCCTAGTGAGAAATGTACCTaattttctgatgtatttttaagCCCGTCACTGTTAGTAGCAGTCATCCTAAAAGAAAGTTCGTCTTTcagttaaagcatttttttaaatatctcttttgAGGGTAATTAATCTGGAGTGAATGTTGAATCAGAAGAAGTACAGAAAATGCTTGTGGGTAGGAGGGGAGAAGAGGTTAAGCTCATCAGCTTTGAGCGCTTAAAGCAGGTTGCCTGTAGACCTGCCAACTCTTACATGCTTATTGCATAAGCTTCTGAGTTTTGGATTTATTTGGGATGAAAGAGCAAGACCAAGGAACTGACTTTTATGCACTGCTCTTGATAAGAAAACCATGATTTTTAAGTGCAGTCTGTAAACTTAGTCCAGCAACCACCTGTGGGGCACATTTATATACATACTgttgtatttatacatatttgttAACTGCTATTGTATGTGGCAAAAGACATGCACCATAGAAgctttgtatcagaaataattaTGATAAACGCAGGTGATGTGAACATTGTTTACCAACtatttaaacttgtttttaagaGTTCAGAAGTAtgtataaatagaaaaattatttaccaGAAATGGAGAACAAAATTGGCACCTTTGATTTCGTGATGGATGAAGaaagatcaaaacaaaatttctgctttcctAGAAAGAACAGTTCAAGAAATGCTACCCAACCTGAAACCTGCATTTATCATCTTTGCTCAGCCTCCTAAAACAAATACACGTACTTAATTAAGTGCACTTAAAGATAAATGGTTTAACAGCTGTCTAGGGAGCTTTCTCAGTTATTAAGTAGAAAAGTGCAAAATTGCTGAGAGCGATGGTGagtcagacttctttttttcctaaatataacTAATTTGTGTGTTAGTTGTAGCTCATGCAGTACCCTAAATATGCTGGTATAGGTCATATATAcatacagtattttctatttcataGATATATAATATAGAAAATATGGCCTTTACAACAGAAGTACTCATCAACTATAAGGCTGTTTTAGCTTCTATAGAACAGTACTAGCTCCATTTCACAGATAACATAAATAACAAAGGGGTGTATGATTTACTGAAGGTCAATCACATCCCTGGCAGAAACATAAAACTGGGAGAATGCTGTTGTGTGTGATCTTCACCTCTTCCTGGTCTATGATCTCAAGGGATGGGGATTAGTCTTCCCCATTAGAGGAGAACAGATCTGGCCTTGCATTACTGTGTACTATGCGCCCAGTTTAAAGTATCTAGGCTATCTGCTTTTACCTCACAAAATACTGCATAATCTAGCAGCTAAAGACGATACCCAAACTTGTTCTTGAAGCACTCCTAAACTGAGCTGGTTTTTATTAGTCAATCTAGAACATAGTCTGTAtatgaaggagaaaaatcttAACGGCTTGTCCAGTACCTGTCAGAATGCTGTTAATGACAAGGATGACTGCCTAGAACTTCCCAGCAACAGTTTTGTCTGCGTTTCACGCAGACTTTACtaccttttcttttattatcaCCTGTAACCTCAAAATGTCTTGGATTCATTAAGGAATGGTTACAGACTTACAAATCCTGATTTCgtctaaagtatttttttaatactacaaTTCACAAACAGAACAGTAATTCAGGAATAATGTCATAATCGATACAGCCACTAGATAGCGTATTGACACTGCACATTCGTTCCCTGCAGTATGTAACTTGGAGTGATTCAACAACCTGGATGTCTCTAAACCATCACCACTACTCTGATTATAGGCAAGGCGTGCTCCTCTGTCTTCCAACACCACATTGTCAGTATGATGCCCACGTTTTTATTAGTTTACACCCGTCATAAAAATTGACCGTAGCTGGGACTGGTTACTTgtaattaattttcattgtttAGGGAATCCAAAGTGACTTGAAGTAAAGAAACTTGCATTGTGATATTGTCAGTAAAAATAATTGTGTAGCAGGAAGGCTTTCTAATAGAAGCGCCGGGCTTGGCCTGACTTCTTGACCATCTCTAGTTGACCTATGAGAGGGTCCATGAAGTATCTACAGTGGTCTCAACCCACATTCAAGAATATTAGAGGGCTTTAGTAGGACCTGAAGTCTTACTGGTTTTGTGTTAGATGTCAGTAAGagcttctgcagctgtttttaCAAGGCATAGGTCCAGTGTAATCTGGTCAGCTGTTTTTGCTTAAGGTgaaacttactgctttttttcttcctctcccccattATGGTCTCACTGTCTGCCCATTGCACCATGGAACAGCTGCATAATGTTCTAAGTTTTTAGTAAAGAAATTAGAGCAAGGATCATTGCATACCTTGGTCTGCATTATTTATTACCACAAAGAATTTGTGTTCTAAACGTTTCATCAGTACAGATCCTCTGTCCACACTGAATGAGATCCATTATAAGGGCAGTTATTAATGCCTTACAGAACGTTTCTCTgaagttacatttttcttcccatccttcaTGGTAAATTCTAAACAGCATCCTAAATCTTAAGGGCTAATGAATACTGTAATCGTCACTAACTTCCTAAGCTGAGCAGCAGTTTTACATGTAGGTAGAGGGCAGTGTAACATACGACTCAAAGTCTACTGCCAGATATAACATTTTACAAGAAATCAGTACTGCAGCGAACATAGTGTCAACTTCTGCCACTTGATCCAACTGAGTGACTGACAGCACTAGATTTCAAGATGGCAGATGTCAATAAACTCAGAAAACGGGTAGGGAAGATCTCATAAGAGGCAAATCTAAGGGAAAAACAAATTACGGAGAGCTGTCAGTTCCTTCAAGAAATGCTAATAAGAAACCAAGTGCAACCTATGCCATTGTAGAGGAAAGTAAGGAAATTCAGCAGAAGTCAGCTAATTCACAACCTTTTAATTGACCGCAAgcataagagagagagagatctgtgAAGTAGAAACTAGGTCAGCTGGTTGAGAACCCAGCACAATACTCTATTCATGGGGGGAGTTGGGGAGGTGTATACAGTTAGTAAGACAAAATGCACAAGATGCAACTAGCAAAACTTACCAAAAGTAAAAGAGATTTTACGGATAAGGTTGTAACTTGCTTAGAGAGTAACCAGTTATGTTAGATGTTTTACAGTTGCCTGAGCCTGATCAACTTCACTCTAGGAGTCAACGGGAGGGTGAAGTAATGGCCGCAGATGTCATATAgcttgaatttatttatttaatttaattttttgcaaGGCCTTTAGCTGTACTTCCTATAATATCCTCACGAACAGGCTAGTGAACTGTGATCTAAATGAAACTGCtgtgggaaggggcaggaggtCAAGTCTAGTTGGATAATTGTATCCACAGGGTAATTCCGTCGTAACCTATCAAAATACGTGTGTTTTGCAAGGAATTCTGTGGGCCTTGGTCCCATATCAAGTTTTATTTGATGTTTTCATTGAAGGCATAGAAGGTGGAATATGAAGTATGATTATTAAACTTGCAGATGGAGCAAGGAAGGACTGCAGATGTTATAGATGCTAAAAGatcagaatttaaaattatctATTTAGAGAAGTAATCTAAAATGGATGGACTGCAATAGTGCATGCTTACACAGAAATACTCATCTGTACTTGCATAACTGTCTAGGTACCAGTTCACAAGAGAAAAATCCAGGGACTAAGCTGgaacaagctgaacatgaatgGCAAAGCCCTCACACTGGGATGTCTAAAGGGTCTTAAAGACTACTGAAAGAGTCCATGTGGGCTGATCCCCACTGGTAAAGACTCACCTCGAAAACCGTGTCCTGTTTAGTGCACTGCACTTCAAGAAAGATATGAACTAGTTGGCAAGAGGCCAGAGGAGATCAGCAAAAATGGACAGAGGTCTAGAAAACATGAGGGAAGATTGCAAGAAATGTGGGGGGGCGGTTGCTGAAGACGTAACAGCTGAGAAGAAGGAAGGTTAATAGTCTTCAACTaaaaagctgttgcaaagaatAAGGAAATAATATGTTCTTGGTGGAAAGACCAGGAAGAATAAAACATAACGAAGCATAAATCAAACAGCTTGAgagatttagattagacattGGACAAAACTTCAATATCAATGATAAGATACTATAGCTTGGGGTGACATGATTGTAACTTGGTCTTGGGGTAGAAAAGTGGAGTTAATGATTTCTCCAGATCCCCTCCAGCGAAAGCCTGTCTCTCAGTGAGTCTATGACTGTCAACATCTGTGTGGACTTGAATCAGGAGGAGAAATCCTTTACAGTGGGTTCCACAGCCAAGAGCTGAACACAGGAACTGAACACAGGAAGCCTGTGCTCAGCTCCAGGTGTCAGAGAAGTCTTCTCCAAGATCACAGAccatcctcctctctccccactgtAAGCCTTTCCTCTTCTTATCATCTCTGTAGACTCTTATTGAGCCAGCCATATTCCAGTTTCCCCCTAATCCATCTAGATGTCAGTTTTACATCTCATCTTCTTACCATCATAACCCATTTTCCCTCTTGAAAGCCCCTGAAAACTTGTGCATCTCTTCTGCCTTCCAGTCAGGCAGTTCTTCAGTCCCAGAGGACAACAGCTGTTTAGACAGTCCTGCTGCATTCAGTTCCTGTGCTGTGTGGCAGAGCAGTCTGCAACCAGCAATGTCCTGCTCAGTCCTGTCAGGGTATGCTCACTGTCAACAGCATCTAAGTGCAAAACCCTACCAAGTTTCTAGTGAGCACGTTCAAAATGTGATTGTCAAGAGCCAGAAGTGAACACTTTGAACcagaacagggggaaaaaagcgtATCTGTGACTCCAAGATAATGCTTCACTTAGGATTCAAGTCCTAGCTCCGGAGCGCAGAGATACCAAAGCTCCTTcacaaaaaagaacaacagtaAAAAGACTGTTAAGAGTCTTTAAAATGACGAAGGGAATTCCTAGCCCCGTTTTCAGCAAATAATCAACTATTTTTATTGACGCTGAGAATATAGTGCAAGAGCATCCACACTAAGTCACAGCAAAGGTTCATCTAGCCCAACAGCTTGCTTCAAATAGTGGCCAAGAACAGATGCTGATGGAATAATAAACAGAGAAAGCATCGTGTCATACTTCTCTCAAATACACACACAGGCTCCAGCAATTTGTAGGTCAGGGACTTatcttcaacaacaacaaaatcgaCTAAAGTCAGGAGCTGAGAAAGATCAAGGCTTAAATGGTAAAGTCTGGCAACACCATTAACTAAAAACAAGGTCTCATGGGACATAGGCAATGTCCCATGGTCAATGGTGCATGCTGGGCAGACTTTACTGTTGACATTGCTACACCCTAACCTTCAGTACAAGCTAAGGGGATGATGCAGTGGGTAAGTAGTGATCCCAGGAGACCGCATTAATGCAGTGGTATAGCACAACTATACCGTTTCCAGATGTCGCATTCTTCTTATTTAAAGTGAGAGACACTGAAAATTGTCTAATGAATCTCTTTGCCTCCGGTTTTGGTCACACTTCaagaactgtctttaaaaatgaCCCAATTATGAGAAAGCCCTAAGCACATACTTTGAAATAAATCCTCTTTAAGAATAGTAACATTATGCCTCAGAACTTATTTTGtcataaaaccagaaataaaccACAAAACCTATATGCTGAAAAATAATATTGACTTAAGTCTCATCATGTGTGGCTCGCAGCCATCAGAGACTGACATATTGGCACAAATCATGGCAGGTATGATTTTTTCGACCCAGGAAAGAGCACTGGGATGAGTAGAATGAGATTTGAATGCTGTTCCCTTTGGGAGAGGTCTCCAGGGACCGTGCAGAAGGGACTGCAAAGCCATGTCAGCCTCAGCTAGATTGCAGTGGGAGTCAGGAAGCACACTGGTGAGGATTTTAGACAGCAGTACATGTAGATAGGACTAGTCTCAGAGAAGGAACATGTCTGTTTAGGATACATGCAGAATTGTTTAGAAACCTTACATATGCCACCATAAATTTATGAGCACATTGGCACGGACTAGTTAAGATCTCCAAAGAACACATAACACATATACGTACACACACTGAGGCGGGAACCACTTTCAGTAACCAAATAATTCTGTCACCAGACAGCCTAAAACTATTCAAAGGCACCATTTCTAGCCAAGACCAAcagatttgaaatgttttttgaatCTCTAGGCAGATGAAATTTCAGGATATGACAAGCCAAAAAGTCTTTAGGAAGCTCTCCAAGCAGATGATCTCATTTTTTTTAGCCATCATCCCTCTTAAACACCTTGACCAGTTTCCTTCAACTCTTCCAAAAAATCTGTCCCAGAATAAGATTATGCCTGTAAAGCTGTAGGTGTATAGGGCTAATTTTGGCAAAGTGAGGAATAGGAATAAAATCAAGTTTATAATGGAAACTTAAGAACATCTGCAGTTTACTGAATACTGTTCAGTATGATCTATATAATGCATGACATTTCCATTGTAGCAAAAATATAAAGTGCTTTTATTATCACCAAGGGAAAAGACCACTTCCTCCATATGAAGTCCTACCTATGAGACAAAAAGACTTGGCAGGTCATGCAAGTATTTTTGCTTCCTCCCACTGAAATGTTTATAGGATCCAGATTCCAGCCAAGGTTTGGCTTGAGGATTTGTGCGGAGTATTACACCATGTTGGCAATGCAGAATGATGACAATTTCTGACTGCAGATGTGTCTCTACCACAGACCTTACTGAAATTGCAGCATGGCATTGACATACCCAGCTAGCTTTAAATTAGCCAGCTAAGGTACTGCTAGCACTATGGCAATGCCATTACAGAATACGGCACAACTGCAAGACCCACTATAAAAGCAGAGTACAGTAAGTGGTTAGATATTTTTTGCAGGCCATCCTGAACACTGTCTTACTGGGATAATGTTACTAATTGGACCCAAGCTATCTAGTTTAATGGTAATTCAGGTTTGTCACAGCAAGCTCTAAATCATCTGAAGGTCTGGTAGTGTGGGTagttaaatgaaaatattctgggTGGTTGTAAAGTCTGCCTCTAGATAGTTCCTAGCCAATAGCTCCTAAAATTCACATTGATGCCCAGTTTGGGAAAACATAGCACACACAGAGTTTTTACTGAGATCTGGAAATTTTCTGGGTTGAGCAATGGTTAAGGAAAAACTCCTCTAGGGACCTTACACAAGCCTTCTCAGATTCCTGTGGCAGTTAGAGGTCCTTTCTAGGGGCTTGTAAAGCTCAGCCTAGTAAAAATATCtgtagagaaagagaaagggtTATATAGGCTGCAGATCAGAGCACATTTCCACCCAATGTGCAATTGAGCTGATGCCTCTGATTTCTGGTCACCAAATGGCCTCCCAACACAACTACCTCACCTGGGGACAATTCAGTTCAGCCCGAAAGCTCTTCTTGTTGACCTCTCTGGTATTGtttgaaaatgcagaggaaaaaaaatggattcagCAGACCAAATTAAAGTAATTCTAAAAGCTGCCCAACTAACTCATCTCCAGGAACTAGCAACTTCAGCCTGATGCTCAGACCAGCAAGATCTGAAAAGCTGGTCCTGATACCATATGACAGGGAATGCTGGTCAGAAATAGGACAAATGGACAACAGT
Coding sequences within it:
- the MCFD2 gene encoding multiple coagulation factor deficiency protein 2, whose protein sequence is MMSVRIFRIRLLFCSLAAFFISALAEEHVGESQHANIRLDKNLVQDKDHIMEHLEGVIEKPESEMSPQELQLHYFKMHDYDGNNLLDGLELATAISHVHKEEGGEHTQAMKEEELISLIDDVLRDDDKNNDGYIDYAEFAKSLE